GGATCTTTGTCCCCATTTGTTAATTTTCCCACGTTTTCTTTAACAATTGCTACTGCCTTTTGCCACACCTTGACCTGACACAGCTGCTCAGCAAGAACAGAATTTGCAGCTGGGACCAACCCTGCCCATGCATTTCACAGTGGCTCACAGCACTGAGGCTCTCCTGTCCCTGAATCCATAGCCTGGCACTGATTTACTTCCAACAGGCAGGTGATTAATAGCTTCTTCATATAGCCTATTTCTATCCCAGGGAAgggcttttcctcctcctcctcctaacTGAGAACCAGCTCCACTCCTCCAAAACAGTGTTTTGGAGTCCTTGTGTTGTCCTCCACACTCACTGCAACTTTCACGACAAGTAATAACACATTTTCCTTATTACAGACTCATCctcctgtttaaaaaacagtctGCCTTTTCTATAGACACAGCGCACAAAGGCTGAGTCAAGTCTAATAAGACCTCCCAAGGCTCCAGGCAATAAAGTTTTCATCGGCCTCAGCCAATACTTGACAGTTGGCGAACGGAATGTTCTGGCAAAATTACGAGCCTtctataaacacattttctggCAGGTACATCCTGTTGTTTTAAAACCTGGAGAGACTGAATCAGCTTTGGCTACTGCAGGATCTACAGGAATGTGCTGGGTGGAGggggaaagtgaaaaataaggGGGTGGAGGAATGGCGTGCAAGATGGGAAATGAGGCGAGCTCAGcccacacagcctttgcttcaGGCATGCAGAGCTGCTACTGTTAACACAAGGTTTACAGAAAGTTTATGTACACATCGCCCACCTCCTTCAGTCTGTTTCTTGCGCTGAGGCAGTTTTCCAACATCTCTTTTGTGGACAGGAAGCTGTCAGTACTCATGACAAATTGCCTTAGAGCATTCCTGCCCAACAGGCGGCATTTTTGCTTCTCCTTGGCAATGCTGTCTAGCATGACTCTGCGGATGTCCTTGGGCTTCCCTGGCACACCAAACACGATGAACAAGCCCAGGCAGTCCCATCCCACCAGGCAGCAGAACTCTGCCAGCTTCTTGAACCTGCTCCTGTTTTGGAAATGCTCGTCTGCCAGCGTGGCTTCCTGGCAGCAGTCATCCAGCACCTCGGTGGGGCTGCTTTCGCTATGGAAAAGCTCAGTCAGCTGCAGAGCCTGCACAGCGATCTGAAGTTTGATTTGCTTGTCAACTCCCAACAGAGTCCAGATCCCGTCCACACCAAACAATGAGGATTGCTGCTTGGTCATTTTGCTGGTTGTGATATGTTCCTCCACTCCCTTTTCCACACAGAAGCTGATAAAGTTGACCAGAAAGATCTCGTTCAGAGTGTTTGGGGCTGGCTGGAATTTGCTCTGAGGATCAATGAACCCAAGGTAGTCTTTCAGTCTTTGGGATACATAGACCACATCTTGGCTGAAGACTTCACAGATAACAAGAGTTTCGACCTTGTTCTCCTGGTTGTCTTCATGTGATATTTTCCGGCccattttctgtgcagaagaaGGTTGTTTCCACATGCAGACAGCCTCAGGGAAGtcctttccttcttcagcaAAGGCTCTGTAGTCACTGGACACCGTCAGACCTACTAAGTACACATAATGGGTAGCTGTCACCTTCTAGATTAAAGTCATGCCAGCAAGCTATGCTGGCAGGCTGCGGTCCTGGAGGGCATGAAAGGTTTCTCCTGGGCGCGTTCCTCCACAGCTCACTGAGCAGGGACCAGCCCAACAGGCCCTGTAACTTCCACACCTACTGAATTcacctgtttgttttccttattgttCATTCTGGCACCATTTCCTTCACCGATCCTATCTCATTCCAGTCTGATCTTATCTCATGCGATCTCATTTCTAGGACTATTACAAAGAAGCCTCTTTATTGGCACTGGGTGTTTCCTAGAGATGAATCAAGCTGTTTCTTTAATCACCCAGAGAGAAGTATGTATCCAAACCTGAAGACTTCTACAGGATGCGTGAAATGATGTCATGGTCTGTTTTGATGGTATGTTTGCCTGTATCCCAATATTAACTGCTGTTACTGTCAGTGACATTAACTGTGCTATGACAATGCACATGGACTCAGTTGAACTTTTGGCTCAACTAAGAAGCTTGCGCTGTTGCTGCAGGATTATCTCAGGGAGACTTGGACAGTCAATGCACAGCTACAGCTACAAATAAACAAGCTTCCTAACCTTACAAAATCCAGTCTCCATAACTGTAAAAGCTGGAATGTATGTTACCGCTGCAGCAGGCACCAGCCCTTTTCAGctccagaagctgctgctgccgtCAAATGTACTGTCACAGTCTCCTCATTGGCCCAGACGCTCACCAACATTCTCACAAAACACTGTCCTACTGAGCACTGCTCTTATTCCTCTTCATTCTCAACgaatgaaaaaagcaacaaggatctctctctgccttcttttctctaaTTGCTTAAAACTTCCTTCATTTGATCTCTCTCCTCCCGCCTACAGATGTTCTTGTGCTCCTGCCACCCCCACAAGGGAAACACCATctcaggagcagggctggtcaGTCACACTGCCCTCAGGTCCCTCTCTCCAAGAAACAGATCATGTCCGAGGTATTATACTACTTCTCTTCCAGGGTCTTCATATGTGTCATGGGCCCATCTCCATTCCTTCGTAACTTACAGCCATCAGTAGGTGTTCACTACTGCTTCTCCTGTTATCTCTGACCCTAAACCTtgatttcccttcctttctacAGAGGGATTCCCCAGCACCTAACACACTCTCCTTGCTGACCTCTGCTCCAAATCTACTGGCAACtcaggttttgctttcattttcacagctgCCTCACAGAGTGCTATCCtcagctgggagaaagaagataaaaggaCTCACCAGGAAAAGCTCTTGCTGCAAAGTAAAATGTCAGAACACTCAAGGGAAGCATAAAGCTCTAAAACAGTAATGCATCTTCTATTCTTCCATGTCACTGTAACAACAAATGCATATTGTGCTCTAGATTTCAAAGTGTTTATCCTCATTGTTAACACAGAAATGTCGATCCgtcaaacaaaaccacagaaatgacAGTCGAAAGACAGGGAGGggttctgcattttctgctctgttatCTGGGCCACACCAGGCAATACATTTATCGACATTTGTACCTGCATCCCGGCAGCACACTGTGGTCTGGGGAAAACAACTGGAGCTCCTGTGCCTGCTGAGGGCTGCGAATGCATGCATAGGGGGACAACACCTGGGACTGGAGAGATGCTTGTTCTCTGCAGCGGGGATGGCCAGAGCTGGTGTTTTTGCACCAGATGACAATCAACAGAGACGCTTTCTCATCACACTGTGCCAAATAATCCAAGTGATTCAAATCTGGATCTCAGAAATCAGTATAAAAAGACCTAGGACAGcgtatttctttgctgttatcTGACTCTTTCTGCAGGCACTATCAATAGATGAACTAATGAGTCCACAAAGACTCTGATTTTGTTTGCCCCTTCTCCCTCATCttttaaatagaacaaaatagcttcctaggaaattaaaaaaaaatagggatacatatttaaaacaaacacaaacacttgGCATTTTCCACAGATTTTATTGGATCTTACATGGCAATACACAGTAGTAATGTTGCCCTCTTCAAAAACGCACAAATTAAAATACCACAACGGTATCAATTTTGTGCACATGCGCGCATAAACTTCCTGACTTCATCCCTTGCTTTCATATTAGACCCCCATAAAATAATTATGGTTCAGATGATAGGCAGCTTTGAAGGGAAAACCAATTTTCCAACCAGTAGATACTGAAATGGGTTGTTCACAGCAGAATTTTACTTACACTggacttaaaaacaaatgatcATCTGCTGCTGCCAACATGTTTGTTAATAGCACtggactgaaaagaaatttgagaGTATTTGCTTATACTTGTTTCAGCACATAATATTGTGTCACTagccccttttttttccctgtgaatatCCAGCCATTATGTCCACTAGACAGCGCCTGCTAAAAGAGTGAATCTAGAGGAATACTGTTGCTCAGAAGCCTGTGCCATGTCTTCCCAGTGCTTCTCTACTGGTAAGAGCAGGGTCTTGAGCCCAACTTACATGTAAATAACAACCATATTGCAAATTATTCACAGAAAGCAAGCCCTGAATCCACATCTGAGTATTTGCACCTGAAAGCTGGAAGCAGGCATTACAGAATGTGGTATTTCTGCCTAATTAAAATAGCTCAAACACCCCCaagacagcagaggaagaaacaacAGACAGCAAATTTGTGGATGTTACTTAGTCAGGAATTTTGAATAAAGCACCAGTGTTGTAGTCTGTTTGTAGAGAAACGGAAAGTGGCACAAACTGAATATGAATACTTATGGATTGTTTGCCTGGCTCCAGTTACTAAAGAGAGAATGGCAGCACTTGATATCATATACAACACAACTGGTCCGCAtcaaatttttcatctttgcacATAAATAGCCTTCACTGCacatccttcaaaaaaaaaaaaaaaaggacttgtAATAGGTTATAAGGTAACAATAGTATAGTGCTAGAATATGCCTCCCGTCTAGCCTGCATCTGACAGGAGCTCTGTGGAAGCCCCTGGAAGaatcttccttcccttcctaaCTTTTGTAATGGTGTTTCAGAAATACCCACAAAATCAGCCGAAATCTAAAATCCATTATACCACACAAGCAGCATGTCAGAAATGGTTTCATCACTACCTTTGCTGGAAGTGACACAACTCTTGTAAAAGCCAAACAGCACTGCAAGGAGCAATtctaactggatttttttcctttacaaagcaaagaaatttcaTGCCATTGTGCTAAAACACATGCAACGTTCAACACCATACAAACAACCACTGTAATAAACAGTTACTTTTTTGGCTTTTGGCTAGGACATCttgcaatacagaaaaaatctgacaaaaaaaattctACTGGCTAGTTAAACTTATTAAAATCTGATGATCTTCAAGGCAAAAGAGTTACATTTTAAGAAGGTAAAATGATATGCAACATGTTTGCTATCTGTATTTTTGAGGGAAATTCCCACCTTGGCTTTAATATTACGAAATAATATATTTCCTatacatttctctctctctctctattttttttttttttttttttttttgcaactaCACCATCTTTATGTTAGttacagcacagaaatatcCCTTCCATATGCAGGGAGTACTCTTAACTTGAAGGAAAACtctccagaatatttttaagtcaCAGAAACATTAATAACCTTCTTGAATGCTATAACTACTGCTGCTAGGAACACGgaagaagacatttttaaatttgcagtttCCATAAGAGTCACTGCCAGTAGAAACATGCTTTATAATTGTTTCATCCCAAATGGAAGATCATTATACTGTGCACttagtaaaaagcaaaaaaagcaaacagttccAAAGGTCAGCCTGCCTTTTCCAGTAACCAGCTGGTATGCAAACTGGGATAATCTTTTACAaacctctccccttcccccacaCCTCAAGCTTTCCATCACTCTATTtcacaaaatttaaatttctgcttttacatgtacttcatatattcttttttctttgtcttttttttttttttttatatataaaacagtataaaaataaaagcaacaattaAGAGCTACCAAGGAGGGCACGAATGACTAAAATCCTACATTGGATATCATGGGAAGGGCAGAACTAGTATTTGTGCTGGACAAATGCCTTTGAAACAGATAGCAATAACATCTTGTTTCAGCTGAAAACCTAGAGAAAGCTGGTCAACATCTACGGACACAATACATCTATTCTGAAACAGTATAAAGGATTATATCAGGACAAGAATAAGCAAAAGGAGCACTATGATACCATGTAAATTTAAATGCAACACTCTGAAACATACCACCAGTTTGTACATTAAATATAGTAAAAACAATTACCATTCACCAGTGTCTGGGTGTTTCTTATGGCAACTTCAGAGTaggcaccttttttttttttttttttttttttttttaaattcgcCACCTCCCAGTATTACTTCtaacaaacagaagcaagagCAATGTAATGTACATGATTTGCTGCCTGTCATGTGTAATGATGTTTCTTGCACATAGGAAAGTGAGCTGAGCCTTCATCAGTGCCTAGTGGTTACCGTCACACGTTGGAGTCCTCATCCGTAATACTGGTGCTAGGAGAGCGAGTCGCAAAGTCTTTAAacatttcatcttcttttaaCATGTGCTAGAAAGGAAATGAGGGAAGAGTCAAGGTTCAGGCCCTCCCAACTAATATCAAGCACTGAGGACGGTCCAGTCTCATGTCTGGCAGCAAACAACACTAACAGGCAAGGCACCGCATCactcttcccctccagacccacCCTCATTGATTTCCAGGGGTCCCCTGGCTCAGGGGACAGAGCCAGCTGAAAAATAACTCAACTACAAAAACTGTGAGGaacagaggttttttttttttttttttttttttttttttttttttttttaaccctgtgGCCCAGCCCCATTTCTGCTGGCACAAATGGCTTGGGAAATGCAGACTGGGGCTGGGTTGACTCCTGTTTCTGATGAGGCTTCACTGTATCTGTCGTTTGCACAGTATTTTACATACTTGGTTCTCAGAGACTGGGGCGTTTCACCCCATCCAAACACTATCTCTCACTAAAAACACTGATATCTAGCAAAGCAATTACccccaaaaatacaaaactaaactGCTTGACAGAGCCGCTAATAGTGATGAAAATTTGCATTTAGGGGTGTTTGGAGATAACTCAGCACTGCTATTTAATACTAGAGACTGGCAAAGGTCTTAGgtccattttacagaaaaaggaacCTTATTCTACAGACACCAGTTTTACGCCTTACTGTCAAGTTGTTGATGCCTTCAGAAAATGCTCCTATTTGCCTCACTGTCCCTTCTGAATCTTCCATCTGCAAAAAACAGATAATGAATAATGAATGAATAATAAATCCACTGTATGCCACAACAGAATGGCAATTAAGTACAGCAGACAATGTAAATGCTTGATTACACCCAACCTGGTCAGAGCAAGGCAAGAGTGCGGCCCATCAGGGCCACAATCTACGCAAGAGAGGGTCTTACAGGCATTGCATTCACAGCTTGTTATCTTCCTGTGCTGAGAGGCATGTTTGTTATGTTTGTTAGTCGTGCTGTGTGACTGTAAGAAGTAAGGACCTTCTCAGGCCAAAGTAAAGGAAAGGTTTCACTGTGAAAAGGAGGTTTTCCACCAAACCTGACAGTAGAGTCAAggattttaaactgttttaccTGCTCCAGTCTGTCCAAATCGTCATCATCATACACTCGGATATCCAGGCCAGGCTTAAAACCCTTCTTTGACCCACTTCCAGAAGCCCTCCCCAGTTCCATAGGACACACATACTCTTCCACATCATCTTGCTTCTTCTTCCTCAGGCTTCCAAAATTGCTGAAGGCAAGTTTCTTTGGCTTACAAGTGAAGAGAAAATTGACAAATTAGAGTAAGCAAAGAATTAACAGATCTCTCTGCATTTGATGTTTCAATCAATGTAAGCAGATGATGAAGCGTTAAGACCCCACTGTTCTCCTAACAATGACTTTCTGAATAGCTGGATTTCCTGATAACTGCATCCAAAAGAACAAGATCTGTTCCCTCATTCTAATACTGTTAGGAAAGCAACATTTAAAGAATCCAAAATGACAGAAGAATGCCATCACATAAAACCAAGAGCATATGAACAGTAAGAGAGAGTCTACATCCCAAACATCTGACAGTATAGAGAGAAGAACAACCCACAAGAGTGCTACCTCTTGTCTGTATGTATGAGGAGCTGAGATGTGGTGTGCTCACAGTAGACACAACAGTCAAACCCAGAACTGCTGAGTcctattttaatgtgtttttttccattagcaGCCAGCCCCTTTTCTCAGACCTTACTGAACTGTGCTCCAAGAACAGGTAAAACTGGATATCTAAATGTCTGCCTGGAAGCTCATACATGGACCCAGAACAAGTGGCCTACCTTTACTTTGGCAGTTGCTGTTAAGAGGACATAGTCTGGGGACTCCATGGCTTCACGTTTCTTCTGCTGGGCATCCTGCCCAACGAGGAGGTTGAAATGAGTCGCCAAGTGCCGTCGCAGCAGTGTCTTGTTCGGTGGGATGTTCAGCAATTGCGCCATGGTTTCTACATTGAAACGTGGCTCCAAAACCTTTTAACCAAACCACAGAGAATACAGCTGAAGCCAATACTGTCTGATGAGGTCTCAAGGACATCAAGAGGCACACCTGTCTTAGTCACCTCCTAAGGTTgctttgagttttgtttttattttagagaaaatatacaacaaagaggaagcaaaaagagATAACTAGTTAAAGGATTCATAAAATGCTACCTCCAGACTTGCTTTCTTGAGCTATATTGAAACAAACTGGCaggtaagaagaaaagaacacatAAATCCAACCTTAGCTCATGTGATAGGTGAAGCTATCACAAAATGTTTATTCACCATCCTCTTTAATGGTGGAAAATGCAGTCAAAGGAATGATGGAAAATAGACATAAAACGTCTGGAGAAAGGATATACCTCTCAATCACAACAAAATTCTACAAGTATAAGTCTCTAGCCTGGAGCATCTCATGGTAGAGCAACTAAAAGCAATGCTGGTTTGACACTGAAATTACAGATTTTATGAAAGAATCAAACCCCgctcacaaaagaaaaacatactcAGGTCTAGGAAGGAAGATGGTGGAAGGTGGAGACCATCAAATTGTGAGGGGGATACTGGTAAACAAACTCATTGCTTTCCAAACTAATTTTGCCCAAGacattcatgtttttaaaactataaGGTAATGAATTTTGACAGCAACttattacagaagaaaaaaataagtgtggCTGCAGCAAAGATATCAGAACTTTGCTCTAGCAATTCTCagctctaatttttttttttttttttttataaaacagagTAAGCCTGCCTAAAACCTTACCATCAGTCCCCCATGCACACCGCTCCCCCGCAGATTAGGTGCATACTCTGCCAGATCAACAGAGCGTAACCACTCCATCACGCGATGATTGGTCCACTGGGTGACCTCAGAAGGTGTGACATTACTCTGTGAACAGGAGAAACAGGCAGTTAAGGAGACTTCCCAACACAGCTGTCGCAGCCTAACCTTTACTGAAATAAACCTCTCCTGTCTTGAATGCACACAAGCCCACCTTGCACTTGAGAAAAAGCTTCCACTCTTTTTGGATTACTATCTTGCAGCAATGCCAAAGCAGAGATGGGTCTGGACCAAACCCCACGCATTCCCCAAGTACTGCAAGATTTCAGAGCAGATACAAACTGaaatttcatcagaaatattttacctcTGTATTGCAAAGGGTTCACAATATGCTGAGCTCTCCTGAGTTTCTTAAGCCGCTTCTTCAACTTAGAGTTAAGATACTGACAACTCTAGGTGATGGGGACACTGATATGAAGCTACctttctgatgcttttctaGTCACAACAAGAAGAGTCTAAAGCTTTCCAGCAATGCAGTATGGTTAGAAATCAGTCAGTTTCAAGTGTGGTTCATTCACAacatgaaatgttttatctttctAATAATCTAAGCCTAGAACTGATCACAGCAGCTTAGTGTGTGTTTATCCTACTGGGAAATGATCATCTTTCTTGCTCTGTTTATAGGAAGTTGTGCCAAATAACATGAGCTGTGTCTGTGAGTTGAGTGGGCAGGTCCGTATCATACTTCATGCAGTTTGAGTATCTTGCTGTGTACTAGGAATAGTTGCAATTTCTACCAGTGGAGCTGAAAACTAGCTATCTCCACATGGTGCAGATATGCATCATGTATCTAAACCCAAGACTCTGGGTTGGTTCATCAGCCATTGCCCTAGTCAGTGTACACTGCTTCCAAAACAAACTGATAGCAGTTTCCCATCTGATAAGAGTACCAAATTTCTTTTACAGAGGAAATTCTGACATGGCCATAGACTTCACAATTACATAAACCTCACAGTAACTGTGCACTAAGTTCAAGATGCCTTATGTTACTGGAAGCATATCAAAGGCAAGAGAGCCAGTTGTCAGCtaggaagagggaagaggaatgGGAAATTTGGCAAAGAGATATGGCTCTGGGGCAATGGCCCAcggaagaaagaaaagtggtGTTCCAGGTAATTACAGCAGGGCATGAAACTTGggaacaaaataagaaagaggaaacaaaaaatgaaacaaaatgaaatagaagaCAGCCAATAAAGGAGAAGAGGGCAAAGAAGGAATAATCACAAACACCCAGAAAAAACCTAGAGGATTCTTCACAGTTCCATCTTCAAGCAGTACCTCATCTGATGGCCTCCTGCGCAGACAGTTAGGCTCGAAGTTATTTATTCTCAGAACTTGGATGGCCCTTTTGATgctgaggtggtggaggacACTGACAACCTTCAAGGACAGCAAGTCATCCTGTCGAAGAGGAAGGGGGAGTTAGTAAACACAAATGCACTTATTAGAGGAACTAACATCCAACTGTAGGAGACTGCTTTGGACTCTGGCTTAAAATGTCACATCTGACACATTCTGggataaaattttaataaatgagaCACAGGATGTCAAACCATCTGTCCCAGACGAAAATCTTCCTATATTGCTCCATACTAGCTCCTGTGTGATGTTCTTCACATACGGTATGGAGCTTAGTACAAGAAATCTGGAGTGATGATGATGGGAGAGGGTGAGATGATGCCTCCTCTGCGATCCTATTAGAGACAGGACAGCTTTCTAAACACACTGCATCAGAATCagacagcattttcatttagtCCTGACCAAAGTTTTAATATCACAAGCATCCAGCTCtaagtttaatttaaaacaataaattacCCTGAAAACTGTTTGAGACATTCTGTatggttaaaatgaaaaaaaaagaggaaataaaaatacgAGGTTATGTCAGGTTGGTCTCCTGCAACTGTGAATGCTTATAGAAATGCAAGTCATAAGTGGTAGAAGGAGCCGTTCAGTGGCTTACAGCAGGAAGCCACAGTAAGGCAGAAGGCAGGGAAAGGGTGACCACATGCAGGCTGCTGAGAGGCTCGCCTTGACTTACCATCACCCTGTAGCTCCTACCTTGTGCAGACACCTCCTGCAGTTTGAGGAAAGGAGGGCAGGTTGGCCAGGATTGCCAactccctgctcagcaccccagCACATGCCAGGGGAGCACATCAGGCACCCAGATGGCCTGGAGCTTTGCCTCCCTGACATGGCACAGCAAGGCAGCCTGGCTGTGAATTTACACCACATCATTTTCAGCATGGGATGAGCCACTTCTCACACATCGCAGCGTAAGAGCACGCAAAGACACAGGCACACTCCTCTCTGCAACGCGTGATACTAACAAAAGCAGATGATTCTTTCTCCAAAAGCTTGATCCTCCCAatgttttttttacttacaCATTAATCTTGTAGAGAAATTCATTTTAGAGCTCACACAGACCAGCTATTTAGGTTCCCACCACTCTTTCATAGGAAGAATCACACATCTCCTGAGACGTGTGAGAATTTCTACCACGCCAAAGAACGAGACACTGCCTCACAGTGTCCCTCTCCCTGCACTGGCCACCAGGCGCACCCTTTGGCTGAATAGGTAGCTTTTAGATGTCAAGAGCTGGGAGAGGCAAGTTTCCTTCCCCCTTTGTgacaacagcagcaagcagcagtttTGCTCTGGCTCCATTATACCCCTTGTTCTCCTTCTTATATTAAGGGCTACTTCAAATCactgagaaggggaagagagagagtgTTTTGGCAACCAAGAGGGCTTAACTCACAGGACACACATGGTGAAAACAGCCAAGGAGACACAAAGTTTAGATGAGGCTTGCA
This genomic window from Cygnus olor isolate bCygOlo1 chromosome 1, bCygOlo1.pri.v2, whole genome shotgun sequence contains:
- the REP15 gene encoding rab15 effector protein yields the protein MWKQPSSAQKMGRKISHEDNQENKVETLVICEVFSQDVVYVSQRLKDYLGFIDPQSKFQPAPNTLNEIFLVNFISFCVEKGVEEHITTSKMTKQQSSLFGVDGIWTLLGVDKQIKLQIAVQALQLTELFHSESSPTEVLDDCCQEATLADEHFQNRSRFKKLAEFCCLVGWDCLGLFIVFGVPGKPKDIRRVMLDSIAKEKQKCRLLGRNALRQFVMSTDSFLSTKEMLENCLSARNRLKEVGDVYINFL